In Fusobacterium hwasookii, a single window of DNA contains:
- a CDS encoding FprA family A-type flavoprotein — MYKSTKIKDDIVWIGVNDRKIEKWESHIPLDYGVTYNSYVILDEKICIIDGVEEGENGDFFRKLEATIGDRKVDYIIINHVEPDHSGSIKSLLKMYPDIKVVGNAKSISILKLLDIDVPDDRAIVVKEKDILDLGKHKLTFYLMPMVHWPESMSTYDTTDKILFSNDAFGSFGALDGAIFNDEANLNIFENEMRRYYSNIVGKLGAPVNAILKKLSSVEISCICPSHGLIWRKDIDKVIEKYQKWANIEAEEEGVVIIYGSMYGHTTEMAEILARQLDERGIKNVQIYDSSKLDISYLFSSIWKYKGLMIGTCTHYNMAFPKIEPLLQKLENYGLKNRYLGIFGNMLWSGGGVKRVKEFAERLTGLEQIGEAIEIKGHVTDSDREKLIELANLMADKLIADR; from the coding sequence ATGTATAAGAGTACTAAGATAAAAGATGACATTGTTTGGATTGGAGTTAATGATAGAAAAATAGAAAAATGGGAAAGCCATATTCCACTAGATTATGGAGTTACATACAATTCCTATGTGATATTAGATGAAAAAATTTGTATTATTGATGGAGTTGAAGAAGGAGAAAATGGAGATTTCTTTAGAAAATTAGAAGCTACTATTGGAGATAGAAAAGTTGATTATATTATAATAAATCATGTTGAGCCAGATCATTCAGGTTCTATTAAAAGTTTATTAAAAATGTATCCAGATATAAAGGTAGTGGGAAATGCAAAATCAATATCAATATTAAAATTACTAGATATAGATGTTCCTGATGATAGAGCAATAGTAGTAAAAGAAAAAGATATTTTAGATTTGGGAAAACATAAATTGACTTTTTATTTAATGCCTATGGTACACTGGCCAGAATCAATGTCAACTTATGACACAACAGATAAAATTTTATTTTCAAATGATGCCTTTGGAAGTTTTGGAGCATTAGATGGAGCTATTTTTAATGATGAAGCAAATCTTAATATTTTTGAAAATGAAATGAGAAGATATTATTCAAATATAGTTGGGAAATTGGGAGCACCTGTAAATGCTATTTTGAAAAAATTATCTTCTGTTGAAATTTCTTGTATTTGTCCTTCACATGGATTAATTTGGAGGAAAGATATAGACAAAGTTATAGAAAAATATCAAAAGTGGGCTAACATTGAAGCTGAAGAAGAAGGAGTAGTAATTATTTATGGAAGTATGTATGGGCATACAACTGAAATGGCTGAAATTTTAGCTAGACAATTAGATGAAAGAGGAATCAAAAATGTTCAAATCTATGATTCTTCAAAGCTTGATATTTCATATCTATTTAGTTCAATTTGGAAGTACAAAGGACTTATGATAGGAACATGTACTCACTATAATATGGCTTTTCCAAAGATAGAACCTTTACTTCAAAAATTAGAAAACTATGGTTTAAAAAATAGATATTTAGGAATTTTTGGAAATATGTTATGGAGTGGTGGTGGAGTAAAAAGGGTTAAAGAATTTGCTGAGAGACTAACAGGTTTAGAACAAATTGGAGAAGCTATTGAAATAAAAGGACATGTTACAGATTCTGATAGAGAAAAATTAATAGAACTTGCTAATCTTATGGCAGATAAACTTATAGCAGATAGATAA